The genomic stretch TCAACTACATTTATTTTATCTAAGTTTCCAATGGCTTTTCTACCTGCATACAATCCAAAAGTACGGCTATTGAGCTTTGTCTTTTCTGAAATTTTATAATCAAAGACTACTGCTCCCAAGTTCCAATTTACAGCAAACCAGTTTCTATCTCTGATAGACTGGCGAGCATTTTGTTCGAACATCACATCAGTTAAGCCTCCTGCTTGCTGAGCTAAGTAATTCATACCCGTATATTCTACTGAAATATTGATTTTAGAGTTTGGTCTAAAAGTAAGTTTTCCATATCCTGTATGTACATCAAAGCCAGAATTTTCTCTCCATCCATCGCCACGTTTGTATTGATAAAATCCGTAATAGCTTAGTTTGGAGTTACCATTCTGATTTTGAGCTTTTCCCAAGTGTCCACCAATATCTATAAAGCTACTTGAAAAACCATACGAACCAACGGTCTGACGCAAATTAATTTCGAAGCTATCGTCTTTTGGTGCATCTTTCATGACAAAATTTAGCATTCCCCCAAACTGAGTTCCGTACTGCAATGAAGCAGCACCACGCACAAGTTCGATTCTCTCAACAGCTTCCACAGGTGGTGTGTAATAACTTTCTGGATAGCCAAGTGCATCTGCTGAAATATCGTAACCATTTTGACGAGTATTAAAATTAGCTGTTCGGTTGGGTGAAAGCCCTCTTGCTCCAATTCCTAATTGAATGCCTGCTCCATCACTTTCCCATACATTTAGTCCTGCTACTTTTGCATAAATTTGTCTTGAAGTATTGGCTGCTAAATTGGCTGTTGTGTTTTCCAATAAAATAACTTCACTTTTTTTCGACTCATAAATTCCCATTCCATCCACAGTATTCAAGCGAGCCATTAAATTAGAATTGCTTGCTTCCAAATTTCCTTCTACAACAACAGTTTGCAATGAATCTTGTAAATCTTCCAGTTCAAAATTTACGTTTATTGTAGAATTGTTGTGTATATCTATTGTTTTTGAAACTGTATTGAAGCCATACAGATAAGCAACTAAAGTATAAGTGGTTGGAAGGGAGTTGGGCTGTAGAAATTCTAAAGAAAACTTTCCATTTTCATCGCTTTGAGCATATTTATTTAATTCTTTGATTACGATGGTTGCTCCAAATAAAGGTTCTTTTGTCTCTGTAAGAACACTTCCATTAATTCTGATTTGCGTTTCGACTTTTGCCTGTGCTAAGTAATTACTCTCAAGGTTTTGAGCTATTCCAGTAGTTGTAAAGAAAGTAAAACAACAACTGATAAAAAGAATTTTGTATAAACAATACAAAGATGGAAAAGAAGAGTTCATTTATTTAGACTAATTATAGACAATCTTATTTTCTGCAAAAATACGGCAGAGAGGGCATAAATAAAAATGATAAATATCATTTTTTAGAACTATTCTAAATAAATATACTATCAATCTTGAATAATTCTTTGAAAGATTATTCCCTCATCAAAATAAATTATCGCTACTTTACTACGTCCGTTGGTAGCAGACATGGTAAATCTTTTTGGAGTAGAAGTTTTGATAATACGCTCCCACTTTTGTTTTCTTGCACTATCTAAGTTGCTCAACATATCATTTATCCAAACCGAATCTTTTGCATTCGGATTTTCTGCTTCATACATTCCTTTGAGCCACTTATCTACATCTTTTTTTTCTACTTCGATGGCTATTTTGTAGTGCCAAGAAGATGCTCCTACGCCAAATGAGAAACTACTTTCAAATCCGTTTACATTAAACAAGCTATACTCTGCATCTAAGATTTCAGAGTATATTTTAACTTGCTTAGATAAAACTTTTATCCTCTCCTCTTTTTGCTCAATTTCTGAGCTTTTTAAAGTGGTAGGAGATTTTGAATGGCAATTAGTAAAAAGTAACACCATCAAAAATAAGTAGATACATATTTTCATAGCTACAAAATAATTTATTATACAACAAAAAAGCATTTCCTCACTAAATTTAGTAAGAAAATGCTTTTTATAAAATCTATGTAGTACAAAAACTAGACTTTGATTTCTACATCAACACCTGATGCAAGCTCTAATTTCATCAAAGCATCTACTGTTTTAGGGCTGCTTGAGTGAATATCGATAAGACGCTTATACGTACAAAGTTGGAACTGCTCACGAGATTTCTTGTTTACGTGAGGAGAACGAAGTACAGTAAACTTCTCTTTCTTTGTTGGCAATGGAATAGGACCACTAACCACTGCTCCAGTATTTTTTACAGCCTTAACGATTTTTTCAGCCGACTTATCAACCAAGTTATGGTCGTAAGATTTAAGTTTGATTCTAATTTTTTGAGACATCCTTGTAGGGAGTTAGATTGTTTTGAAAGACTTGTATAAAAATCTCTTGATTTTTCATTATTCATACCCTAAGGGTTTCAAAAACCCCTAGGGTATAAACCAAATCTCTACTAAATATTTGAATTTATATAGAGTAATTCAAAACTTAGGCAGTTTTCATACCTTTAGTTTCTGCAATTACTTGTTCTGCGATGTTGTTCGGCACTTCTGAGTAGTGAGAGAATGTAAGTGAAGCAGCACCACGACCAGATGTGATAGTACGAAGTGAAGTAACATAACCAAACAATTCTGACAATGGAACGTCTGCTTTGATTACAACGCCTGTACCTTTCATTTGCTGACCTTTAGGCATACCACGACGACGGTTCAAGTCACCGATTACAGAACCTGTAAATTCTTCAGGACAAACAACTTCTACATCCATAATTGGCTCAAGAATTTTTGCTCCTGCTTTCTTACCAGCTTCTTTGTAACCCATTTTAGCAGCCATTTCAAACGAAATAGCATCTGAATCGACACTGTGGAAAGAACCAAAGAATACACGTACACGCATACCCACAACTGGGAAGCCTGCAAGTACACCATTTTTCATAGCTTCTTCAAATCCTTTCTTGATTGCAGGTACAAATTCCTTAGGAATTACACCACCTTTAATCTCATCTACAAACTCAAGAACGCCTTCTTTTTGGTTTTCTGGATCTTCTGCTGGTCCGATTTCAAACTGAACATCAGCAAATTTACCTTTACCACCAGACTGCTTCTTATATACCTCACGGTGTTCAACACTGTTAGTGAATGCTTCTTTGTAAGCTACCTGTGGCGCACCTTGGTTTACTTCTACTTTAAACTCACGCTTCATTCTGTCCATGATAATTTCAAGGTGAAGCTCTCCCATACCACGGATAATAGTCTGACCAGTTTCTTCGTCTGTATTTACACGAAGTGTAGGGTCTTCTTCTACGAGTTTAGTAATAGCCAAAGCAAGTTTGTCTTGGTCTGCTTGCTTTTTAGGCTCAATCGCATATCCGATTACTGGCTCTGGGAACGTAAGTTCTTCCAAAACTAATGGGTTTTTCTCTGATGTAAGTGTATCACCCGTTTTGATTTCTTTAAAACCAACACCTGCACAAATATCACCAGCACCTACTCTTTCAATAGGATTTTGTTTGTTAGAGTGCATTTGCATCAAACGAGAAATACGCTCTTTCTTACCAGTACGGTTGTTCAAGATATAAGAACCTGAATCCAATGCACCAGCATACACACGCATAAAGCAAAGACGACCTACAAATGGGTCAGTAGCAATCTTAAATGCAAGTGCTGTAAAAGGCTCATCTTCATTCGGGTTACGTACTTCTTCTTTTCCTGTGTCAGGATTTGTACCTTTTACTGGTGGCAAATCAAGTGGAGAAGGAAGATAAGCACATGCAGCATCCAAAACAGCCTGTACACCTTTGTTTTTAAATGCACTACCACAGAAAACTGGGAAGATAGTCATTGACATAACTGCCTTACGAACAGCTACACGGATTTCGTCTGGAGTGATAGAGTCTGGATCTTCGTCATATTTCATGAACAAATCTTCATCCATTACAGCAACTTCTTCTAAAAGATTGTTGCGATACTCTTCTACTTCGTCCATCAATTCTGCTGGAATATCAATCGTGTTGAATGACATACCTTGAGTAGCATCGTCCCATACGATAGCACGCTTCTCAATCAAATCTACTACGCCTTTGAAGTTTTCTTCAGAGCCGATAGGAATTTGCATAGGAACTGCATTTGCACCTAAAGTAGCTTTGATATCTTTTACTGCACTGAAAAAGTCTGCTCCTGCTCTATCCATTTTGTTTACAAAACAAATACGAGGAACACCATATTTATCTGCTTGTCTCCAAACAGTTTCAGATTGAGGCTCAACCCCAGAAACTGCACAGAAAAGAGCAACTGAACCATCCAATACTCTAAGCGAACGCTCTACCTCTACGGTAAAATCAACGTGACCGGGAGTATCGATGATATTGATTTGATATTCGTTTGTTTTGCCAGCAATATCCATACTCTTATCGTCAGTAGGGTATTTCCAGCTAGTTGTTGTAGCTGCCGAAGTGATAGTAATACCACGTTCTTGCTCTTGCTCCATCCAGTCCATAGTCGCAGCTCCATCATGTACCTCACCAATTTTGTGACTGATACCTGTATAGTAGAGAATGCGCTCTGTAGTGGTTGTTTTTCCAGCATCAATGTGAGCCATGATGCCTATATTTCGGCGGAATTTTAGGTCTTTTTTAGACATTGTAACTAATGTATGAATGAGATAAAGAAAACTTCTAGTTGTATAGTAGTCGCTATATCAAGTGAGAATAAATAAGACTTTTTCGTTAAGTTGCACAAAAGTACAAAATTTATTTCAAATTTCCTTATTTTTTTAAACTGATATAGCTGATTAACAAATAGTTAAGAAATTTTTATGATTAGATAAACAAAATGTAATGACTTAGAGAAACTATCGTCTGACCAAATCATTACATTCTGTATTCTTTAACTATTTTTTAATGGCATTAATTCCATTTATTAGAAACGGAAGTGAGAGAACGCTTTGTTCGCCTCTGCCATACGGTGTGTATCGTCTTTACGCTTAACAGCAGCACCTTCACCTTTTGCAGCAGCCATAAATTCAGCAGCCAAACGGTCAGTCATGTTGCGCTCGTTACGACGACGAGAGAAATTGATAAGCCATTTCATACCCAAAGACATTTTACGCTCTGGACGAACTTCTGTAGGTACTTGGAACGTAGCTCCACCTACACGACGGCTTTTTACCTCCACACCTGGAGTTACATTAGCCAATGCTTTTTTGAAAATCTCTAATCCATTTACAGAAGGATCGTCTTTTTTCATTTTTTCTTCGATACGGTCTAGTGCGCCGTAGAAAATTTCGTAAGCAAGACTTTTCTTACCAGAGTACATTAAGTTATTTACAAACTTAGTTACTACTACATCACCAAATTTTGGATCAGGAAGAATATCTCGCTTTTTTGGTTTATGCTTTCTCATGAGTTATCTCAAGGTTTTTTAAAAAGATTTTGAATCAAAATCTTTCTAATAATTCTTTAAAAAAGTAATTTAAAAAGGAAACAATCAAGAAAATTAATTATAAATGATAAGTGATTAATGATAANNNNNNNNNNNNNNNNNNNNNNNNNNNNNNNNNNNNNNNNNNNNNNNNNNNNNNNNNNNNNNNNNNNNNNNNNNNNNNNNNNNNNNNNNNNNNNNNNNNNAATGATAAGTGATTAATGATAAATGGAAAACCAAATCATCAAACTTCTATCTTACTTTAAATTATTTTTTCTTTGCAGGTTCTGCTGCTCCTGGTTTAGGGCGTTTTGCGCCGTATTTAGAGCGTGATTGCTTACGACCTTGAACTCCAGAGGTATCTAAAGCACCACGAACGATATGATAACGAACACCTGGTAAGTCTTTTACACGACCACCACGTACGAGTACGATTGAGTGTTCTTGAAGGTTGTGTCCTTCGCCTGGGATATACGCAATTACTTCGATACCATTAGACAAACGAACTTTAGAAACCTTACGCATCGCTGAGTTTGGCTTCTTAGGTGTAGTCGTATAAACACGAGTACATACTCCACGCTTCTGAGGACAAGAATCCAAAGCTGGAGATTTCGATTTTTTAATGATTTCTTTGCGTCCCTTGCGAACTAATTGTTGAATAGTAGGCATTTCCGAAAAAAATGTTTAGACCACTTAAATACTGTTCTTCTCTAAAAGTCTATTGGAACAAACTGAATCGCTGTCAGTAGGTTCTTCAAACACTCCTAAGCCTATAATGTAATATCGTAGGTGAGGAATTTAAGTAGCGTGCTATAATAAAATTTAATATAAGATTAGCAACGTCTGAAAAAGGAATTTTCTATCTAATAAGAATTTAATTGATACGATTTAATCCAAATTTCAAGAAAATACGCATTTTTTCAGAACTGCAAAGGTAAAAATATTTTTTGTGGATTGCAAGAAATAACGAAGTATAATTCATTTAAAACTCAGAGCATTCTATAGAATATAGAATACAACCCATTTTTTCCAACTTTGGAATTAATTCGTTTAGATAATAACTGAAATCTGTATGGCGAGGAGCATTTTTTAGACGTTTTTCTGCTGCGAAGACAAAATTTAGCTCATAACTATTTTGCTTGCTATATTCATAATCTAAAAAATTGAAATGTAAACCAAAATCTTCCCCTGTTATTGGGTGATATACAGATAAAGCTGTTGTTTGTTTTTTCTTTTCACTATCATCTAAAATATGAAAAACTTCTTCTATCGTTTCAAAATCTTGATAATCAAAATTACCGTTATCATCTATTGGCGTAGAAGAATAAGTACCACTCCAACTTTTCATTGTCCATACTTTCTCAGAAAACTCTTTCATAAAGGAAGACAGACGACTGTGGTTTGTAAGAAGTTGAATTGTAATTGACCTTGTAAGACCCATTTTATTATTTTTATACTAAAGTTCAATTAAAAAAAGGAACTTCAAAACTAATTTAAAATTCCTTTTTTAATCATTAAAATACTTTTTTTACATAATTCCGTCTTCTATACTTCCTCTAGTTGGCATAATAGGAATAGTATCTAATATTCCAGAGCGATTGTATTTACTACAATCTACATCAATAGACAAATCTGATTTTTTGATTAATGGCTCTTTTGGCAATACATAATCTGTAATGGTAGAATCCATATAGAGGGAATCCATAAACATTCCAAAGACTGGCATAGCCATTCTTGCCCCTTGTCCGTAAGCATAATTATTGAAGTGAATACTTCTGTCGTCTCCTCCTACCCACGTTCCGACAACTAGGTTTTTTGTCATTCCCATAAACCAACCATCAGAATAATTTTGTGTAGTTCCTGTTTTTCCTGCTATTTGAACTCCAGCCTTTCTAAATTTATATTTCCAAAGTCCTAAAGCTGTACCTCCTCGCTCTTCACCTGCTCCTGTAAGCATGTAAAGCATTGTTTTGGCATCTTCTTCTGAAAGTGCAGGGCGAGTTTTTGGAGAAAAATCACGAATCACACGACCGTTTTTATCTTCTATACGAGTAATGAAAATAGGCTCTGTCCAATTACCTTCATTATTGAATGTTCCATACGCCCCAACCATTTCATAAACAGAAACATCACTTACTCCCAATGCAAGAGCAGGAACAGGGTCTAAAGGAGCTTCTATCCCCATTCTGCGAGCATACTCAATGACTTTACTTGCGCCATTCTTAGCATCTAGCTCTCCAATAAGGTAAGCTGCAATTGTATTGACCGAACGAGCCAAACCTTGGCGAAGTGTCATGGTTTGTCCACTATACCCACCACTATTTTTGGCTGTCCAAGTTCCCCCAGATTCTAAGTTAAATGTTTTTGGAACATCTGTAACTTGAAAACAAGGATGAAATTTCTTTTCTGAAATAGCTGTTGCATATACAATAGGTTTGAAGGTAGAACCTGGTTGTCTGCGTCCTTGCTGTACGTGGTCAAATTGAAAATGTTTGTGATTTACTCCACCTACCCATGCTTTTATCTGTCCAGTATGTGGATCCATTGCCATCATTCCGATGTGCATAAAATGCTTGTAATATTTGATGGAATCCAATGGTGTCATAACAGAATCTTTTTCAAATCCTTCACTATTCCAATCAAATACCTTCATTTTGATAGGCTCGTTCATCTGCTTTTCCATATCTTGAGCTATCAAAGCAGAATCGCCATCATATTTTTCTCTTGTAAGACGATAACGCTCTGTTCTTTTTTGCGCTCTTTCTAAAAAGTTTTCTATTTCCTTTCCATATTCGTCTCGCCAAGGATTTTTGCCTTTCCATTGCTTAAAAAAGTTGGCTTGAAGCTCTTTCATGTGTCCTTTTGCTGCCCCTTCAGCGTGCTGTTGCATTCTTGAATCAATGGTAGTATAAATTCTCAAACCATCAGCAAACAAATCGTATCCGTTTTCTTTACACCATTGCATTACTCTATTTCTAACCACAGTTCTGAAATAAGGAGCAAGCCCGTTATGATGAGCATCTACTTCGCTATAATTTTCATTGGTTACAAGAGGTTCTTTTTTTAACTCTTCAAATTCTTGATTAGTGATATAATTGTATTGTTTCATCTGTCCAAAGACAACATTTCTACGAAACTTAGATTTATCTGGATTTCCGATAGCATTATAATAAGTAGGAGCTTTAAGCATTCCGACAAGTGTTGCAGCTTCTGGAAGTGTGAGGTCAATAGGTTCTTTATCAAAGTAGGTTTTTGCTGCTACTTTTATTCCAAAGGCATTTCTACCAAAATCTACTGTATTGAGATACCAATACAAAATTTCATCTTTCGTGTAAGAACGTTCTAACTTCACTGAAAGCATCCATTCCTTAAACTTAATAATTCCCATTCTGAGAATTTTATTATTATCTGGTGTTGTCCATGCTCCATGATAGCGTTCTGTACGAGTACTGAACAAATTTTTGGCAAGCTGCTGCGAAATTGTACTTCCTCCTCCGTCTGGCTTAAATCTAATAAGTCCTTTAGCTACACGCATCAAACTGATTAAGTCTATACCTGAATGTTCTCTAAAACGTATATCTTCTGTAGCTACTAGAGCATTAATTACATTAGGAGAAATTTCATCAAGAGGAACAGGCGTTCTGTTTTCTCTATAATACTTTCCCATCAAAACTCCATCAGAAGAATAGATTTCGGAAGCAACATTACTATTAGGATTTTCTAATTCTTTGAGGTCTGGCATTCCACCAAAATAACCTCCAAAGTCTTCTTGAATTGCCAAAACCCACATTGTAACAAAAAATAGCCCTAGTCCGAAGGCTGCCCAAGTGATTTTGATTATTTTTATAAATAAGGATTTTTTCAGCATGATTCTCTTTTTCAATCAGGCATAAGCCGTCGTTGAAGATATTATTTGAATAATTAACATACAAAATTGCAAAAAAATAAGGACTTTTTAAAATTGAAAAAGCCCTTCTACTGTTTTTTAATTTAGCATATCACGAATAATTTTTAAATGATGCCCTGTATGAATACCTAAAAAACGAATTGCCTCTTTTTTATTCAACTTCCCAAAATATGGATGTTCGAAATGAGCGTTTTTATCCAATGTATTTAATTTCAAAATTTGTTCTTTTATTTTTTCTACTAGGTCTCTGATAGATTCTTCCGTAATTGGATTTTCATTTCGAACTGCTTTTGGAGCTTTTGCTTTTCCCCTCGGAATATATCCAGTAGTCATGATTATGAGTTTTGTGAAATTGAATTTTGATTCAAATTCATTTGGATTGGATATTTCCATCTGTTGGCTTACTCCATAAATAACACGCAAGCTATGGTCTATTTGCCAACCCACCGTCGAATGTGTAACTTTTGAGTTTACTTGTTCCATTCTTGGAATATAAGATTCTAGTTCGGCAATTTGTTTTTGAAGAAGCATAAATGAAATGATAAGGGATGAAATATTTATTCAGCGAAGCTAATGGTAAATTATAAATGGTGAACAATAAATTAATTAAAACTTTATGAAAGCCTTTTTTAAAGACTTTAAAGAAGTTGAATAATTCACTTTAGAATACTGGACATGAGATAAAACGTTGTTGGTATCGCTACACTAAAATACCAACGAAAGGCACTTTTCCCTGTTCTGTGACTCACAGAACAGCAAATATCTGTTCATGTCCAGTACTCTAAATTCACTTTATCAACTCATTTATCACTTACCATTATTCAAGTTTAAGTCTTACGTTTTTTCTTCTTGGCAGCAGGAAAAAGAATATTATTCAAAATTAACCTATACCCCGGAGATTGTGGATGGAGATTTAAGTCGGTTGGAGGCTCTCCTACGTAATGCTGATAATCTTCTGGGTCGTGTCCTCCATAGAATGTCCACGTTCCTTTTCCCATTGTTCCGTGAATATAACGCACTTCATTTACAGTTTTGAATTCTCCCATTACCACAACATCTGACTTGACTAAATCTTTTCTAAAAGCTGTAGTTTGTCCCATAAATCCTTTGATTTTTGTTTGATGATTTTGGGTAAGCATAGTAGGAATAGGATCCCATTTGGCAGAAAACTGAAACAACTCAAAATAATCATTCTTCTCTGTAATACCTGTACGCTGACGATAACTGTTGTCTATGTTTGAGTATTCGTATTCAAATGGATTCAATACAAGTTTAAAGTCTTTGAAAGCAAATGTATTGTCAAATTTGAGTTTTTTATTGGCTGCTGGGTCGGCTGGGTCGCCATCATAAACTCTATCACAAATATCAATTCCTTCGGCTGCAAGTGCAATATCATACGTATCGGTTGCCGAACACATAGCAAACATAAATCCACCACCCAAGCAGTAGCCTTGAATTTTCTTCACAACAGCAAGTTTTAGCTCTGAAACTTTTTTGAAGCCATATTTTTTAGCTACTTCTTCATACTCTCTCTGCTGGTCTTGATACCATTTTTGCCCTGAATAGCTGGCATAAAACTTTCCGTACTGTCCAGTGAAATCTTCGTGATGAAGGTGTAACCAGTCGTATTCTGGGAGTTTATCTTGCATAATTTCATCATCAAAAATGACGTCATACGGAATTTCGGCATAGGTAAGAACAAGTGTAACAGCATCATCCCACGGCTGCTTCGATTTTGGAGAATATACAGCTATTTTTGGAGCAACTTCTAGCTTGACAACATCTTGATTGACATCAGCTTTTGCAATCTGATTACGAATCTGATTGGCTTGTGCTTCTGATATTATTTCAAAACTTACTCCACGTAGGCGCATTTCTTCCTCAAACACTCGTGAGTAGTCAAACATAAAACTACCTCCACGATAATTTAGAAGCCATTCGACAGTCATTTCTTGCTTCAAAACAGCAAAGGCAATTCCGTAGGCTTTCAAGTGGTTTTTCTGTGTCTCATCCATCGCAATCAACATCTGATTAGCTTTTGTGATGTTGGAAATACAGACAAAAAATACAATTAGTAATGATAGAATAAGATTTTTTTTCATAATTGGTTGGTTGAGTTTTAGGTCGTTGGTGAGGACACCAACAATGGCAATATAGATATACACAACGGCAGGGAAAAGGCATGCCTTCTCCTTACTCCTTACAAGTTGTAACAAAAATTATGCTTTCCTTCAAAAGTACGCTTTATTGGAGATAGTTAGAGCTATTTTTTATGTTTTAACGTTTGACACGAAAACGCCCAGCTTCTTTTGTCATCATTTTGTCATTTGGATTGAAAGGTTTAAGGTGTTCTGCCATACTTGTATCTGTTTTTAAGTTTTTGGAAATGATTTTATATGCCATTTCACGTATGGATAAAGTTAGCTTTTTGCTTTGTTCTTTGCCGTATTCTAGCTTCAATACTTCCAAAAAAGTTCGTTCTGCGTTTCTTGAGGTAGCATTATCATAGATTTCACTTAGTTTTTCTTCAATTATTTCCTCATTTTCTGTATCATTTCGAAGATTTACAAAATAATTGTTTAGGCAGTTGAAAGCATCAATATTTTTTTCCCAACCTTCCAATAAGAGTTCTTGTCCTTTCATTGGCTTTTGCATTTTATTTCTATATAAAAGTGCTGCTGCAATATATCTTCGACTATTTTTATGCTGTTCTATTACCTTTTCAAAGTAAAAATTAGCTTCTTTTTTTCTATCAATAGAGTTATATAAATCGCCTACCTTTTCATCTTTATTCAGTTCTTTATAGATTTCTATGGCTTCTTTTATCATATTTCCTTTCTCATAACATTCGGCAGCCTTATTTTTATTATTGATTTGTAGATAAATGAGAGCTGCATCTTGATAGAATTTTCCCCTTTCTAAAAGACTCGCAGCCGTATAGCGTTCTTTTAAAAGTTTTAGATAAATAAAAGCTGCCTTTTTATAATCGCCTTTTTCTATTAAATCTGTAGCTGTTTGTCGGTATTTATCCCTCAAGCGTTGAAAGGTGTTGTCTGCTAATGGTGCTGTACCTCCTCCTCTGTTATTTGACGTTCCGAAAAGCCCAAAATCGTTCCAACGTTTGTTTAGCTCAATTTCTCCTGCTGTTGTTCCTCTTGATGTTCCTTCTGTATCTGTTGGAATGGCGTATTTTAGAGCCTCTTCTGGATTGGTTTCAAAGAGTTCCATCAGCTTATCAATCTTACTTTGATTTCGTCTTTCCAACTCTTCATAATCTTGATAAAGATTATTTATGAACTCTTGGTCGGTTTCTTTGGAGAAAAAACCTTTTAGTTTTCCTAGTGTATGAAGCACATTCTTATCATCTAAAATCGGATTACCATCTTTGTCTTTTTTAATATCTTTTCTATCTCCAAAGGCTTTTTTGAGAAGGTTTAGTTTTTCTTTCTCCCAAAATGAGAGAGGTTTATCATTGAGAAAATCATCATCTTTTTCGTCTTTCTCTTTAAAAATACTTTCTTCTAAGTGCTTTAGATAATCTTCTGCTGAAATAGGCTTTACTTGAAAAGCTCTAATTTCTTTTGGAATGGAAACTGACTTGGCTGGTTTTCTCGGCTTGAAAGAATTTTGAAAATCCGTTTTTGGCATTCCAATTCTGAGTAAATCTTTGAGTGTTACGTAATCGGAAAGTTCAATCAGACTA from Bernardetia sp. encodes the following:
- a CDS encoding TonB-dependent receptor; translation: MNSSFPSLYCLYKILFISCCFTFFTTTGIAQNLESNYLAQAKVETQIRINGSVLTETKEPLFGATIVIKELNKYAQSDENGKFSLEFLQPNSLPTTYTLVAYLYGFNTVSKTIDIHNNSTINVNFELEDLQDSLQTVVVEGNLEASNSNLMARLNTVDGMGIYESKKSEVILLENTTANLAANTSRQIYAKVAGLNVWESDGAGIQLGIGARGLSPNRTANFNTRQNGYDISADALGYPESYYTPPVEAVERIELVRGAASLQYGTQFGGMLNFVMKDAPKDDSFEINLRQTVGSYGFSSSFIDIGGHLGKAQNQNGNSKLSYYGFYQYKRGDGWRENSGFDVHTGYGKLTFRPNSKINISVEYTGMNYLAQQAGGLTDVMFEQNARQSIRDRNWFAVNWNLGAVVFDYKISEKTKLNSRTFGLYAGRKAIGNLDKINVVDFGQNRTLIDGGFNNFGNETRLLHRYSINFLGSKLKKQTHAFVTGFRYYNGFTTQRQGDADATDEPNFTFLNSENLENSSYEFPNQNASFFIENVFNLSDKWSITPGIRAEYINTKADGFYKERVFDFAGNIISETKNEENLERPRSFILGGIGISYKPIFSDKNEMEIYANFSQNYRSVTFSDLRIQNPNLVISPDIKDESGYNADLGFRGKINTLLQFDLSLFYLNYNDRISQVERAGVAPTYTPFRFRGNIAQARIYGLESLIEFNVGKLGNNWIENILPKSYLGLYLNTSILNSRYLKSEETAILNKQVELVPPITLRTGLQFGYKDFKLSYQYSYTKEHFTDATNVVRSATAVSGIIPSYYVMDISASYAYKWLQIEGSINNLTNNTYFTRRADGYPGPGIIPADGRAFFLTVGARF
- the rpsJ gene encoding 30S ribosomal protein S10, giving the protein MSQKIRIKLKSYDHNLVDKSAEKIVKAVKNTGAVVSGPIPLPTKKEKFTVLRSPHVNKKSREQFQLCTYKRLIDIHSSSPKTVDALMKLELASGVDVEIKV
- the fusA gene encoding elongation factor G produces the protein MSKKDLKFRRNIGIMAHIDAGKTTTTERILYYTGISHKIGEVHDGAATMDWMEQEQERGITITSAATTTSWKYPTDDKSMDIAGKTNEYQINIIDTPGHVDFTVEVERSLRVLDGSVALFCAVSGVEPQSETVWRQADKYGVPRICFVNKMDRAGADFFSAVKDIKATLGANAVPMQIPIGSEENFKGVVDLIEKRAIVWDDATQGMSFNTIDIPAELMDEVEEYRNNLLEEVAVMDEDLFMKYDEDPDSITPDEIRVAVRKAVMSMTIFPVFCGSAFKNKGVQAVLDAACAYLPSPLDLPPVKGTNPDTGKEEVRNPNEDEPFTALAFKIATDPFVGRLCFMRVYAGALDSGSYILNNRTGKKERISRLMQMHSNKQNPIERVGAGDICAGVGFKEIKTGDTLTSEKNPLVLEELTFPEPVIGYAIEPKKQADQDKLALAITKLVEEDPTLRVNTDEETGQTIIRGMGELHLEIIMDRMKREFKVEVNQGAPQVAYKEAFTNSVEHREVYKKQSGGKGKFADVQFEIGPAEDPENQKEGVLEFVDEIKGGVIPKEFVPAIKKGFEEAMKNGVLAGFPVVGMRVRVFFGSFHSVDSDAISFEMAAKMGYKEAGKKAGAKILEPIMDVEVVCPEEFTGSVIGDLNRRRGMPKGQQMKGTGVVIKADVPLSELFGYVTSLRTITSGRGAASLTFSHYSEVPNNIAEQVIAETKGMKTA
- the rpsG gene encoding 30S ribosomal protein S7; the encoded protein is MRKHKPKKRDILPDPKFGDVVVTKFVNNLMYSGKKSLAYEIFYGALDRIEEKMKKDDPSVNGLEIFKKALANVTPGVEVKSRRVGGATFQVPTEVRPERKMSLGMKWLINFSRRRNERNMTDRLAAEFMAAAKGEGAAVKRKDDTHRMAEANKAFSHFRF
- the rpsL gene encoding 30S ribosomal protein S12 produces the protein MPTIQQLVRKGRKEIIKKSKSPALDSCPQKRGVCTRVYTTTPKKPNSAMRKVSKVRLSNGIEVIAYIPGEGHNLQEHSIVLVRGGRVKDLPGVRYHIVRGALDTSGVQGRKQSRSKYGAKRPKPGAAEPAKKK
- a CDS encoding penicillin-binding protein 1A, whose translation is MLKKSLFIKIIKITWAAFGLGLFFVTMWVLAIQEDFGGYFGGMPDLKELENPNSNVASEIYSSDGVLMGKYYRENRTPVPLDEISPNVINALVATEDIRFREHSGIDLISLMRVAKGLIRFKPDGGGSTISQQLAKNLFSTRTERYHGAWTTPDNNKILRMGIIKFKEWMLSVKLERSYTKDEILYWYLNTVDFGRNAFGIKVAAKTYFDKEPIDLTLPEAATLVGMLKAPTYYNAIGNPDKSKFRRNVVFGQMKQYNYITNQEFEELKKEPLVTNENYSEVDAHHNGLAPYFRTVVRNRVMQWCKENGYDLFADGLRIYTTIDSRMQQHAEGAAKGHMKELQANFFKQWKGKNPWRDEYGKEIENFLERAQKRTERYRLTREKYDGDSALIAQDMEKQMNEPIKMKVFDWNSEGFEKDSVMTPLDSIKYYKHFMHIGMMAMDPHTGQIKAWVGGVNHKHFQFDHVQQGRRQPGSTFKPIVYATAISEKKFHPCFQVTDVPKTFNLESGGTWTAKNSGGYSGQTMTLRQGLARSVNTIAAYLIGELDAKNGASKVIEYARRMGIEAPLDPVPALALGVSDVSVYEMVGAYGTFNNEGNWTEPIFITRIEDKNGRVIRDFSPKTRPALSEEDAKTMLYMLTGAGEERGGTALGLWKYKFRKAGVQIAGKTGTTQNYSDGWFMGMTKNLVVGTWVGGDDRSIHFNNYAYGQGARMAMPVFGMFMDSLYMDSTITDYVLPKEPLIKKSDLSIDVDCSKYNRSGILDTIPIMPTRGSIEDGIM